A genome region from Procambarus clarkii isolate CNS0578487 chromosome 78, FALCON_Pclarkii_2.0, whole genome shotgun sequence includes the following:
- the LOC123745955 gene encoding uncharacterized protein, with product MITAIPVNTTIPVNKTIPVNTTIPVNTTIPVNTTIPVNTTIPVNTTIPVNTTIPVNTSIPVSTTIPVNTTIPVNTTIPVNTTIPVNTTIPVNTTIPVNTTIPVNTTIPVNTIIPVNTTIPVNTTIPVNTTIPVNTTIPVNTTIPVNTTIPVNTTIPVNTSIPVNTSITVNTTIPVNTTIPVNTTITVNTTIPVNTTIPVNTTIPVNTTIPVNTTIPVNTTIPVNTTIPVNTSIPVNTTITVNTTITVNTTIPVNTTIPVNTTIPVNTTIPVNTTIPVNTTIPVNTTIPVNTTIPVNTTIPVNTTIPVNTSIPVNTSIPVNTSIPVNTSIPVNTTIPVNTTIPVNTTIPVNTTIPVNTTIPVNTTIPVNTSIPVNTSIPVNTSIPVNTSIPVNTTIPVNTTIPVNTICINKIKINHNKQQQEQQQKQQQEQQQKQQQKQQQESGSWSSAKDLMDDASNYFITDSILEETLTLKSFSKI from the exons ATGATCACAGCCATACCTGTCAACACAACCATACCTGTCAACAAAACCATACCTGTCAACACAACCATACCTGTCAACACAACCATACCTGTCAACACAACCATACCTGTCAACACAACCATACCTGTCAACACAACCATACCTGTCAACACAACCATACCTGTCAACACAAGCATACCTGTCAGCACAACCATACCTGTCAACACAACCATACCTGTCAACACAACCATACCTGTCAACACAACCATACCTGTCAACACAACCATACCTGTCAACACAACCATACCTGTCAACACAACCATACCTGTCAACACAACCATACCCGTCAACACAATCATACCCGTCAACACAACCATACCTGTCAACACAACCATACCTGTCAACACAACCATACCTGTCAACACAACCATACCTGTCAACACAACCATACCTGTCAACACAACCATACCTGTCAACACAACCATACCTGTCAACACAAGCATACCTGTCAACACAAGCATAACTGTCAACACAACCATACCTGTCAACACAACCATACCTGTCAACACAACCATAACTGTCAACACAACCATACCTGTCAACACAACCATACCTGTCAACACAACCATACCTGTCAACACAACCATACCTGTCAACACAACCATACCTGTCAACACAACCATACCTGTCAACACAACCATACCTGTCAACACAAGCATACCTGTCAACACAACGATAACTGTCAACACAACCATAACTGTCAACACAACCATACCTGTCAACACAACCATACCTGTCAACACAACCATACCTGTCAACACAACCATACCTGTCAACACAACCATACCTGTCAACACAACCATACCTGTCAACACAACCATACCTGTCAACACAACCATACCTGTCAACACAACCATACCTGTCAACACAACCATACCTGTCAACACAAGCATACCTGTCAACACAAGCATACCTGTCAACACAAGCATACCTGTCAACACAAGCATACCTGTCAACACAACCATACCTGTCAACACAACCATACCTGTCAACACAACCATACCTGTCAACACAACCATACCTGTCAACACAACCATACCTGTCAACACAACCATACCTGTCAACACAAGCATACCTGTCAACACAAGCATACCTGTCAACACAAGCATACCTGTCAACACATCCATACCTGTCAACACAACCATACCTGTCAACACAACCATACCTGTCAACACCATCTGCATTAACAAGATCAAAATCAACCACAATaagcaacaacaggagcaacaacagaagcaacaacaggagcaacaacagaagcaacaacagaagcaacaacagga GTCTGGGTCTTGGAGCTCAGCCAAGGACTTGATGGACGATGCCTCAAATTACTTTATAACAGATTCCATCTTGGAAGAAACGTTGACGCTAAAAAGCTTTAGCAAGATTTAG